Proteins encoded within one genomic window of Megalobrama amblycephala isolate DHTTF-2021 unplaced genomic scaffold, ASM1881202v1 scaffold230, whole genome shotgun sequence:
- the LOC125261018 gene encoding E3 ubiquitin-protein ligase TRIM7-like yields the protein MSQSKPEERLALELSCPICLQLYRDPVALPCGHNYCLGCIQNAAHAEDPKSPKRCPECREEYGSPEMLPKNFKLSGIVDGFLAATSGGGLRGGPTVPCDQCLDDPVAAVKFCTRCEMSLCPGHLKRHEERHRSVHVLVELPIERNGKRCPVHLKVTEYLCAQERLFLCSDCLMEGTHQHHEVQTFEVAKGEMMRILEELGKSVSDKLQMTETLLKSASEGPTDKAEDKLVARANILLENMTSLISTYKSRMSTMMDDKLHSRDKSWQASLCDLEGCLHQLQEAQQCTRDVLNQSSEFLFIQNYLGVEARVRQAANVTIPALPSQEPSNAKHLRSTLRTDAFHAEMSLLLECLHGIMNPLDLTFNPATANPSLLLSTDLRTVKQCAGVKSSSSGEQSERFSSASQVMCTQGFSTGVHMWAVEVGPGCAWSAGLCYKSIPRKGDHSRLGHNTSSWKLQWKSKKLMACHDSANVAVGDGLVMPPKKVEVTLDYEGGTIAFHSSGQGGRKQHLHTFSCVFKDTVYPAFGLHSTSEDSWITLLSGV from the exons ATGTCTCAAAGTAAACCTGAGGAGCGTCTTGCTTTGGAGTTGAGCTGTCCAATCTGTTTGCAGCTGTACCGTGATCCTGTAGCCCTTCCTTGTGGACACAATTACTGCCTGGGTTGTATACAAAATGCTGCCCACGCAGAAGATCCCAAGTCCCCGAAACGTTGTCCGGAGTGCAGAGAAGAGTACGGCAGTCCGGAGATGCTTCCGAAGAACTTCAAGCTCAGCGGTATCGTGGATGGGTTCCTGGCAGCCACTTCAGGCGGTGGATTGAGAGGAGGCCCGACGGTGCCATGTGACCAGTGCCTGGATGATCCAGTGGCTGCGGTGAAATTCTGCACACGCTGTGAAATGTCACTGTGCCCCGGCCACCTCAAGAGACACGAGGAACGACACAGATCGGTACACGTCTTGGTGGAGCTGCCCATAGAACGGAATGGGAAGAGGTGCCCAGTGCACTTGAAGGTGACGGAGTATCTGTGTGCGCAGGAACGACTGTTCCTCTGCTCAGACTGCCTGATGGAGGGCACTCACCAGCACCACGAGGTGCAGACATTCGAGGTGGCAAAGGGAGAAATGATGAGAATTCTTGAGGAACTGGGGAAGTCTGTGTCCGACAAGCTACAGATGACAGAAACTCTCCTGAAAAGCGCCAGCGAAGGACCTACGGACAAGGCCGAAGATAAACTGGTGGCCAGGGCAAACATACTGCTGGAAAACATGACTTCACTTATAAGTACATACAAG AGTCGTATGAGCACCATGATGGACGACAAACTTCATTCGCGGGACAAAAGCTGGCAGGCCAGTCTATGTGATTTGGAGGGTTGTCTACACCAGCTGCAAGAAGCCCAGCAGTGCACTCGTGATGTTCTCAATCAATCCTCAGAGTTTCTCTTCATCCAGAACTACCTCGGCGTTGAAGCAAGGGTCCGCCAGGCTGCTAACGTCACCATTCCTGCTCTACCTTCCCAAGAGCCCTCCAATGCCAAGCACCTGCGCTCCACCCTACGTACAGATGCCTTCCACGCCGAGATGAGTCTTCTGTTGGAGTGCCTCCATGGCATAATGAACCCTCTAGACCTGACCTTCAACCCAGCCACAGCCAATCCCAGCCTTCTGCTGTCCACCGATCTCAGGACAGTCAAGCAGTGTGCTGGAGTTAAGAGCAGTAGCTCTGGAGAGCAGAGTGAGCGCTTCTCCTCGGCCAGTCAAGTCATGTGCACGCAGGGTTTCTCCACAGGAGTTCACATGTGGGCGGTGGAGGTCGGCCCTGGGTGTGCGTGGTCTGCGGGACTGTGCTATAAAAGCATCCCACGTAAAGGTGACCATAGCAGGCTGGGACATAACACCAGCTCTTGGAAgttgcagtggaaaagcaagaAGCTGATGGCATGCCATGACTCGGCTAATGTGGCTGTAGGTGACGGGCTGGTCATGCCGCCAAAGAAGGTCGAAGTGACCCTGGATTACGAAGGTGGAACTATTGCCTTCCACAGCTCAGGTCAAGGAGGCCGAAAGCAGCATCTTCATACATTCAGTTGCGTGTTCAAGGACACGGTGTATCCTGCGTTTGGGCTACACTCTACCTCAGAAGATTCATGGATAACTCTTTTGAGTGGAGTTTGA
- the twist3 gene encoding twist3: MREEQSCGDFPEGGVLPSEEEQDRRPNKCPVVVAPPTGPRKRLTGPKKEPGGLLPQDDKTSLEGPSTLAPSGPKRPKRSSPSSSSNSSASLVPAVSAVSPVPGQPFEDLHTQRVIANVRERQRTQSLNDAFASLRKIIPTLPSDKLSKIQILKLASRYIDFLYQVLQSDEMDAKLASCNYLAHERLSYAFSVWRMEGAWSMSATH, encoded by the coding sequence ATGCGAGAGGAACAGTCTTGTGGCGACTTTCCCGAGGGTGGGGTCCTACCCAGCGAAGAGGAGCAAGACCGTCGCCCCAACAAGTGCCCTGTCGTCGTTGCACCACCGACGGGTCCTCGGAAGCGGCTGACAGGTCCCAAGAAAGAGCCTGGTGGACTCCTACCACAGGACGACAAAACTTCACTGGAAGGCCCGTCTACGCTGGCTCCCTCTGGCCCCAAGCGGCCCAAGAGGAGTTCACCCTCCTCCTCATCAAACTCTTCAGCCTCCCTAGTGCCCGCCGTAAGTGCAGTGTCACCTGTGCCCGGGCAACCATTTGAGGACCTCCACACGCAACGAGTGATCGCAAACGTCCGGGAACGGCAGCGCACGCAGTCCCTAAACGATGCTTTCGCCTCGCTGCGGAAGATCATCCCCACGCTGCCTTCGGACAAACTGAGCAAGATTCAGATCCTCAAACTGGCTTCGAGATACATCGACTTTCTCTACCAGGTTCTCCAGAGTGATGAGATGGACGCCAAGCTGGCCAGCTGTAACTACCTGGCCCACGAGAGGCTGAGCTACGCCTTCTCCGTTTGGAGGATGGAGGGAGCTTGGTCCATGTCTGCCACTCACTAG